One window of Phaenicophaeus curvirostris isolate KB17595 chromosome 22, BPBGC_Pcur_1.0, whole genome shotgun sequence genomic DNA carries:
- the PLCH2 gene encoding 1-phosphatidylinositol 4,5-bisphosphate phosphodiesterase eta-2, which produces MDASKSPLLQNKFSVARLAEEFFWIGGIIVASPRWKVGHIVERCMSSMQAGTQMIKLRGSSKGLVRFYYLDEHKSCIRWRPSRKNEKAKISIDSIQEVCEGKQSEIFQRYADGSFDPNCCFSIYYGDHMESLDLVSSSGEEARTWITGLKYLMAGISDEDSLSKRQRTRDQWLKQTFDEADKNGDGSLSISEVLQLMHKLNVNLPRQKVKQMFKEADTDDNQGTLGFDEFCAFYKMMSTRRDLYLLMLTYSNHKDHLDADDLRRFLETEQKMTNVTEEHCLEIISKFEPCPENKRQGALGIDGFTNYMRSPSGDIFNPEHYQVNQDMSYPLSHYFITSSHNTYLMGDQLMSQSRVDMYAWVLQSGCRCVEVDCWDGPDGEPIVHHGYTLTSKILFKDVIETINKYAFIKNEYPVILSIENHCSVVQQKKMAQYLTEILGEKLDLSSVHNDDSTKLPSPESLKGKILVKGKKLPANISEDAEEGEVSDEDSADEIDDDCKLMNGDASTNRKRVESIAKKKLDSLIKESKIRDCEDPNNFTVATLPSSGKAGLKSDSKKNKLEDDVESGEDFSTNKRHSRSLMGSFSKRKKKSGKLKMTTSLEEGEDDSDSQGNLARSSAHYSRINRQKKTMKLSRALSDLVKYTKSVGIHDVEAEISSSWQVSSFSETKAHQILQQKPAQYLRFNQHQLSRIYPSSYRVDSSNYNPQPFWNAGCQLVALNYQSEGRMLQLNRAKFSANGNCGYVLKPNCMCQGVFNPNSEDPLPGQLKKQLVLRIISGQQLPKPRDSMLGDRGEIIDPFVEVEVIGLPVDCFKEQTRVVDDNGFNPMWEETLVFTVHMPEIALIRFLVWDHDPIGRDFIGQRTIAFTSMMPGYRHVYLEGIEEASIFVHVAINDICGKAKQAAGLKGLFLRNPKQASLDSHAAGQLHRKHSFSSHILRRTASAPTKSQKKNKKGFPEIAFDTKDNSSEGAGEDREVEAASHPRFEQEPESAPLSPAPRDGASGEAHGKVLKGKAHSSRKAKSQSCARGGAAFSEPVQRSNRVRLQEHQSEKQSVFARCAINSSGRIGVATNCMKCMIGSKESPDLDCKWSDHPSRPIAKDILHHEQYSSITGEERLELTTWVVEGQPRQQSDLQACSSPGTADDLTRSSQSFVTSGKKNVESKCHGIKAHTRQRWQCQSGGKYGSTVNLVEASNGSISSNSSSLESLGSPEFPKRWPETSRRQVGTLQREMNALFVQKLEEIRSKSPIFFTDVCHLSMQRSVTSLCSLETITEEPVVANENHHASLFFPLPVAPYSDSEEGSVSDHSTEPRSEASSTSSQAQGLLLTREQRTDLAAQAQVQGVTKAADASVVVQADERTSVAGCLKEENGWTQTFSKAEDGCGLAAHPQGARLALAAGRSAGQPLGNCQKQNDQPGQVLTGTKSTIESKGQKFASVAVLPQDSDVINSTQTTLPLDTFQKVQPAQAVPAPVSQMSSYVLVRRSKNEGLKVSDSSALIKTPSSLSPAAEVYFDATVNDRIWSKLDCSNHRDSMSSSSSMSSNDTVIDLSLPNLARKSLPDLGIHREGFEPLAIRKGMRPRSATTSSNEMPMVSKSKSNPNLRSGQLPADELCPRPLARSPQDAFSSIPRRHTWSRLYMESLRQSSNKSKAQDMVGNNQEKSKSLGDLTSDDIVCTFESKYRSISRSFVTRSMREQRRSSSLRSSVKCQDELTEQLKKLTAFQQENDITSPISLDPTESEEEGESLGLLRRSSSRSQSRVRYIANRAKQAQERQRLQSLSQLGGSPIEERGNPEGACSVAKAVCMDMASPAVFTSQPKKQTDYNPDTEVFFMLKL; this is translated from the exons ATGGATGCCTCAAAATCTCCCTTGCTTCAGAATAAGTTCTCAGTGGCCCGTCTGGCTGAAGAATTTTTCTGGATTGGTGGCATCATTGTAGCTTCCCCGAGATGGAAAGTCGGCCACATCG tggAAAGATGTATGAGTTCCATGCAAGCTGGTACCCAAATGATCAAACTCCGAGGCAGCTCCAAAGGATTGGTCCGCTTCTATTATCTGGATGAGCACAAGTCATGTATTCGCTGGAGACCCTCTCGAAAGAATGAGAAAGCCAAAA TTTCTATCGACTCTATTCAGGAGGTTTGCGAGGGGAAGCAATCGGAGATCTTCCAGCGCTATGCCGATGGCAGTTTTGATCCCAACTGCTGCTTCAGCATCTACTATGGAGACCATATGGAATCTCTTGACCTGGTGTCTTCCAGTGGAGAGGAAGCACGCACCTGGATCACAGGGCTAAAATATCTGATGGCAGGGATCAGTGATGAGGACAGCCTCTCAAAGCGCCAGAGGACCAGAGACCA GTGGTTGAAGCAGACATTTGATGAGGCAGATAAAAACGGCGATGGCAGTCTGAGTATCAGTGAAGTGCTCCAGCTGATGCACAAACTGAATGTGAACCTGCCCAGGCAAAAAGTGAAGCAGATGTTTAAG GAGGCTGATACAGATGATAACCAGGGCACGCTGGGCTTTGACGAGTTCTGCGCCTTCTATAAGATGATGTCCACACGACGTGATTTGTACCTGCTGATGCTCACCTACAGCAACCACAAGGACCACCTTGACGCAGATGACCTGAGGCGCTTTCTGGAGACTGAACAGAAG ATGACGAATGTGACTGAAGAACACTGCCTGGAAATCATCAGCAAGTTTGAACCATGCCCAGAGAACAAGCGGCAGGGAGCTCTGGGGATTGATG GTTTCACCAATTACATGCGGAGTCCGTCAGGGGACATATTCAACCCAGAACACTACCAAGTGAATCAGGACATGAGTTATCCTTTGAGTCACTATTTCATTACCTCTTCACACAATACCTACCTCATGGGAGATCAGCTGATGTCCCAGTCTAGGGTGGACATGTATGCATGGGTGCTACAGTCTGGCTGCCGTTGCGTAGAAG TTGACTGCTGGGATGGGCCAGATGGTGAACCAATTGTCCACCACGGATACACTTTGACTTCCAAAATTCTCTTCAAAGATGTCATTGAAACAATCAACAAATACGCCTTTATTAAGAATGA GTACCCTGTTATCTTGTCAATTGAGAACCACTGCAGTGTTGTTCAGCAGAAGAAGATGGCTCAGTATCTTACAGAAATTCTGGGAGAGAAACTGGATCTGTCTTCTGTGCACAACGATGATTCTACCAAGCTCCCTTCACCAGAAAGTCTTAAAGGAAAGATACTGGTTAAG GGGAAGAAACTTCCAGCCAACATCAGTGAGGATGCAGAGGAAGGTGAAGTTTCTGATGAGGACAGTGCTGATGAGATTGACGATGACTGTAAATTAATGAATGGAGAT GCATCTACTAACAGGAAAAGAGTGGAGAGCATAGCAAAGAAAAAACTCGACTCGCTGATAAAAGAATCCAAAATCCGTGACTGCGAAGATCCGAACAATTTTACAGTTGCCACCCTGCCATCATCAGGAAAGGCTGGTCTAAAATCAGACAGTAAGAAG AATAAACTTGAGGATGATGTGGAATCTGGGGAAGACTTCAGTACCAATAAAAGGCACAGCCGGTCCCTGATGGGCAGTTTTTCTAAACGCAAG aaaaaaagcgGCAAATTGAAAATGACAACaagtctggaagagggtgaagATGATTCGGATTCTCAAGGGAATTTAGCCAGGAGCTCTGCACATTACAGCAG gATAAACcgacagaagaaaacaatgaagcTGTCCAGGGCGCTCTCTGACCTGGTGAAATACACCAAGTCTGTTGGCATCCATGATGTTGAAGCTGAAA TCTCTTCCAGCTGGCAGGTTTCATCTTTCAGTGAAACAAAAGCCCACCAGATACTGCAGCAAAAGCCAGCCCAGTATCTACGTTTCAACCAGCATCAGTTGTCACGCATCTACCCATCTTCTTATCGTGTGGATTCTAGCAACTACAACCCCCAACCATTCTGGAATGCTGGCTGCCAGCTTg TTGCACTAAACTACCAGTCAGAGGGGAGAATGCTGCAACTGAACCGGGCCAAATTTAGTGCCAATGGGAACTGTGGCTACGTCCTCAAACCAAACTGCATGTGTCAAG GTGTCTTTAATCCAAATTCTGAAGACCCACTGCCTGGTCAATTAAAGAAACAGCTGGTTCTAAGAATTATCAGTGGTCAACAACTCCCAAAACCACGTGATTCCATGTTGGGTGACAGAGGAGAG atcaTAGACCCATTTGTTGAAGTAGAAGTTATAGGCTTACCTGTTGATTGCTTCAAAGAACAAACTAGAGTAGTTGATGATAATG GTTTTAACCCAATGTGGGAGGAGACGTTGGTGTTCACAGTTCACATGCCAGAGATTGCACTGATTCGGTTCCTTGTGTGGGATCACGATCCAATTGGGCGGGACTTTATTGGACAGAGGACAATAGCTTTCACCAGTATGATGCCAG GTTACCGACACGTGTACCTGGAGGGTATCGAAGAGGCATCCATCTTCGTTCATGTAGCGATCAATGACATCTGCGGTAAG GCCAAGCAAGCTGCAGGGCTAAAAGGCCTGTTTCTCAGAAATCCAAAGCAGGCCTCTCTGGACAGTCATGCTGCTGGTCAGCTTCACCGCAAACATTCCTTTAGCAGCCACATCCTGAGACGAACAGCCAGCGCACCCACTAAGAGCcagaagaagaacaagaagggCTTCCCTGAAATTGCTTttgacacaaaagacaacagCTCCGAAGGGGCAGGTGAAGACCGCGAAGTGGAAGCTGCCTCGCATCCTCGCTTTGAGCAAGAGCCAGAAAGCGCTCCTCTGTCACCAGCTCCCCGAGATGGTGCCAGCGGGGAGGCACACGGGAAGGTGTTGAAAGGTAAGGCACATAGCTCTCGTAAGGCCAAAAGCCAAAGCTGTGCTCGAGGGGGTGCTGCTTTCAGTGAACCCGTACAGAGGTCTAACAGGGTCCGGCTTCAGGAGCACCAGAGCGAGAAGCAAAGCGTCTTTGCACGCTGCGCCATCAACAGCTCTGGTAGGATCGGAGTGGCCACCAACTGCATGAAATGCATGATTGGTTCCAAAGAAAGCCCAGACCTAGACTGCAAGTGGAGTGACCATCCTTCCAGGCCTATCGCTAAAGATATCCTTCACCATGAGCAGTATAGCAGTATCACTGGAGAAGAGAGGTTAGAGCTCACAACCTGGGTTGTTGAAGGTCAACCCAGGCAGCAGTCAGATTTGCAGGCTTGCAGCAGCCCTGGAACTGCAGATGATCTAACAAGGAGCAGCCAGTCTTTTGTGAcctcagggaagaaaaatgttgaatCTAAATGTCACGGAATAAAGGCTCATACCCGGCAGCGGTGGCAGTGCCAATCAGGTGGCAAGTATGGAAGCACTGTCAACTTGGTTGAAGCCAGCAATGGCTCTATATCCTCCAACTCCAGCAGTCTAGAAAGCCTTGGAAGCCCAGAATTCCCCAAGCGCTGGCCTGAAACTTCTCGAAGGCAAGTGGGCACCCTACAGAGGGAAATGAACGCCTTGTTCGTTCAAAAATTGGAGGAAATTCGAAGTAAATCCCCTATATTCTTTACTG ATGTCTGCCATCTGTCAATGCAGAGGTCAGTCACCTCTTTGTGCAGCCTGGAAACAATCACTGAAGAGCCTGTTGTTGCCAATGAAAACCATCATGCcagccttttcttccctctaCCCGTTGCACCTTACAGTGATTCTGAAGAAGGGTCTGTGTCTGACCATTCCACTGAACCCCGCTCAGAAGCAAGCAGCACATCCAGCCAGGCTCAGGGACTTCTGCTCACTAGAGAACAAAGAACAGATCTAGCTGCACAAGCCCAAGTGCAGGGGGTCACAAAAGCAGCTGACGCAAGTGTCGTAGTCCAAGCAGATGAGAGGACAAGCGTGGCAGGATGTCTCAAGGAAGAAAATGGTTGGACACAGACGTTCAGTAAAGCTGAAGATGGGTGTGGATTGGCAGCGCATCCTCAAGGAGCCCGGCTGGCACTGGCGGCAGGTAGGAGCGCCGGCCAACCTCTTGGAAACTGCCAGAAGCAAAATGACCAACCAGGTCAGGTGTTAACAGGCACAAAAAGCACCATTGAATCCAAAGGCCAAAAATTTGCTTCAGTAGCTGTTCTACCACAGGACAGCGATGTAATTAACAGCACACAGACAACTTTGCCTCTGGATACTTTCCAGAAAGTCCAGCCTGCACAGGCTGTACCTGCTCCTGTTTCTCAGATGAGCTCTTACGTGTTAGTAAGACGGTCAAAGAACGAAGGACTGAAGGTGTCAGATTCCTCAGCCTTAATAAAAACTCCAAGTAGCCTGTCTCCAGCAGCAGAAGTATACTTTGATGCCACTGTCAACGACCGGATCTGGAGCAAGCTAGATTGCAGCAATCATCGTGACAGCATGTCTTCCTCCTCCAGCATGTCCTCCAATGACACTGTGATCGATCTCTCTTTGCCCAATCTAGCTCGCAAAAGCCTTCCCGATCTTGGCATCCACCGTGAAGGTTTTGAGCCCCTTGCCATCAGGAAGGGTATGCGCCCGCGATCTGCTACGACATCCAGTAACGAGATGCCAATGGTGAGCAAGAGCAAATCCAATCCTAACCTGAGGTCTGGCCAGCTACCAGCAGATGAGTTGTGCCCCCGTCCTCTTGCCAGGAGCCCTCAAGATGCATTCTCCTCCATTCCTAGAAGGCACACCTGGAGCAGGCTGTACATGGAAAGTCTCAGACAGTCTTCTAACAAATCCAAAGCACAGGATATGGTTGGGAATAACCAGGAAAAATCCAAGAGTCTTGGAGACCTTACCTCTGATGATATCGTGTGcacttttgaaagcaaatacCGTAGCATCAGCAGGAGTTTCGTCACTCGATCCATGCGGGAGCAGCGCCGCTCTTCGAGCCTGAGATCCTCGGTCAAATGCCAGGATGAACTGACTgagcagctgaagaagctgACGGCCTTTCAGCAGGAAAATGATATCACGTCCCCTATCAGTCTTGATCCGACCGAGTCTGAAGAAGAAGGGGAGAGCCTGGGACTCCTGCGCAGGTCTTCGTCTCGCAGTCAGAGCAGGGTGCGCTACATCGCCAACCGGGCCAAGCAGGCTCAGGAGAGACAGCGGCTGCAAAGCCTCAGCCAGCTCGGTGGGAGCCCCATCGAGGAGAGAGGAAATCCCGAGGGAGCCTGCAGCGTGGCCAAGGCCGTCTGCATGGATATGGCTTCTCCCGCTGTGTTTACATCCCAGCCGAAGAAACAAACTGATTATAACCCTGACACAGAAGTCTTCTTTATGCTGAAACTGTAA